The following are from one region of the Mangifera indica cultivar Alphonso chromosome 14, CATAS_Mindica_2.1, whole genome shotgun sequence genome:
- the LOC123195492 gene encoding G-type lectin S-receptor-like serine/threonine-protein kinase At4g03230 isoform X2: MQIRVNKIIWMPLEFVATLRNYNCLHPSIMKRKLGMVRTLLILYTILFCFNLPFCSAKDTLTLKDSISDRKNETLISASERFELGFFTPNGSSDNRRYVGIWYIRSNPRRIVWVANRSPPLDKRTGAFCIAEDGNLVVLDGNNESKWTTQLPGGSSFKGMVKLLDSGNLVLTKEDNGNSTVVWESFRNPTDTFLPGMNMDSNFKFTAWKSHDDPAPGNFIFRKDEEDENQYTIIKDDDDDLYWKSGVSGNFIKSAVFPLISSMLSNSAESGSDLRNTFKNCSSPSCKIASSSNIDRSNMMLVMNYDGQIQYFIRNNQSVSWLLIWWEPRDKCSVFKACGNNAICNSQTECKCLPKFDIVTPGDFSQGCRRRTPLKCNESSNGNFSKLEMMKLGKPDKEVKAPNETGCREICLEKCLCQAYSFETPNITRRDSRINSTCWLWIEDLNNIQENYTDGGRDIYLRWLPDSVVGSNRKEDISDRKFRGTLIALVTMASFTVMACVIAYSYIQKKKANRQEMQRALGLHLYNSQMHVRDLIDSGQFREEDKKSIDLPFFDFRSVLAATDNFSEANKLGKGGFGPVYKGKFSGGQDIAVKRLSSVSGQGLQEFKNEVVLIAKLQHRNLVRILGYCIEGGERILLYEYMPNKSLDFFIFDRTLSVLLDWETRFNIILGIARGLVYLHQDSRLRIIHRDLKTSNILLDHEMNPKISDFGLAKIFEGTQTEGTTNRVVGTYGYMSPEYALDGFFSVKSDVFSFGVVVLEIISGKKNTGFYNSEEALSLLGYAWRLWQEDKALDLIDQKLRESWKTDEILKCINIGLLCVQEDPDDRPTMSMVIVMLGGETVTLPAPKAPAFILKRGIFGMPSSSSSKLESKVEITVSLDGR, from the exons ATGCAGATCAGAGTTAACAAAATCATCTGGATGCCATTAGAATTTGTGGCCACTCTCCGTAACTATAATTGCTTACACCCATCTATAATGAAGAGGAAGCTGGGAATGGTGCGTACTCTGCTCATTTTATACACAattcttttctgttttaatCTTCCATTCTGTTCTGCGAAAGATACCTTAACATTAAAAGATTCCATCAGTgatcgaaaaaatgaaactctcATCTCAGCTAGTGAAAGATTTGAATTAGGATTTTTCACCCCTAATGGAAGCTCTGATAACAGAAGATATGTGGGAATTTGGTATATTAGGTCTAATCCAAGGAGAATTGTATGGGTTGCAAATCGATCGCCTCCACTAGATAAGCGTACAGGGGCTTTTTGCATTGCTGAAGATGGTAACCTCGTGGTACTTGATGGAAACAACGAATCCAAATGGACAACTCAGCTTCCAGGAGGGTCTTCCTTTAAAGGGATGGTAAAGCTCTTAGATTCTGGAAACCTGGTTCTAACAAAAGAAGACAACGGCAATTCGACTGTTGTCTGGGAAAGCTTCCGTAATCCAACTGATACATTTCTTCCTGGTATGAACATGGATAGTAACTTTAAGTTCACTGCATGGAAAAGTCATGATGACCCAGCACCAGGGAACTTTATATTCCGGAAAGATGAAGAAGACGAAAACCAATACACTATTATTAAAGATGACGACGACGACTTGTACTGGAAAAGTGGAGTTTCTGGAAATTTCATAAAGTCTGCTGTTTTCCCTCTTATATCATCAATGTTATCAAACTCTGCAGAATCTGGCTCCGACTTAAGAAATACTTTTAAGAATTGTAGTAGTCCCAGTTGTAAAATTGCATCATCTTCAAACATCGATAGAAGTAATATGATGTTAGTTATGAATTATGATGGACAGATACAATATTTCATCCGAAATAATCAGTCAGTTTCATGGCTTTTGATCTGGTGGGAACCGAGAGATAAGTGCAGTGTGTTTAAAGCCTGTGGAAACAACGCTATCTGCAATAGCCAGACAGAGTGCAAGTGTTTACCAAAATTTGATATTGTGACACCTGGTGATTTTTCTCAAGGGTGCCGAAGAAGAACACCTCTAAAATGCAACGAGTCTAGCAATGGAAACTTCTCGAAATTAGAAATGATGAAACTGGGAAAGCCAGATAAGGAGGTTAAGGCCCCAAATGAAACTGGATGCAGAGAAATATGTTTGGAGAAATGCCTGTGTCAAGCTTATTCGTTTGAAACACCAAATATAACAAGAAGGGACAGTAGAATAAATTCCACATGCTGGCTTTGGATTGAAGATCTCAACAATATTCAGGAGAATTACACAGATGGTGGCCGTGACATATATCTCCGTTGGCTGCCTGATTCAG TAGTAGGATCTAACAGAAAAGAGGACATTTCCGATCGAAAGTTTCGAGGGACTCTGATTGCTTTGGTGACTATGGCAAGTTTTACTGTTATGGCATGCGTCATTGCATATAGCtacatacaaaagaaaaaggcCAACAGACAAG AAATGCAAAGAGCTCTGGGGCTTCACTTATATAACAGTCAGATGCACGTCAGAGATTTGATAGACTCTGGCCAGTTCAGAGAGGAGGATAAAAAAAGCATAGACTTACCTTTCTTTGATTTCAGAAGCGTACTAGCTGCTACAGATAACTTCTCCGAAGCAAACAAGCTTGGGAAAGGAGGCTTTGGCCCTGTTTacaag GGTAAGTTTTCAGGAGGTCAAGATATTGCTGTTAAGAGGCTCTCAAGTGTTTCAGGACAGGGTTTGCAGGAGTTTAAGAACGAGGTTGTGTTGATTGCTAAGCTCCAACATCGAAATCTTGTTAGAATTTTGGGCTACTGTATAGAAGGGGGCGAAAGGATTTTGCTCTATGAATACATGCCTAATAAAAGCTTAGATTTCTTTATATTCG ATCGTACTCTCAGCGTATTACTGGATTGGGAGACACGCTTCAATATCATTTTGGGAATTGCTCGAGGACTTGTCTATCTTCACCAAGATTCTAGGTTGAGAATTATTCATAGAGATTTGAAAACCAGTAACATTCTATTAGATCATGAGATGAATCCCAAAATTTCTGATTTTGGGTTGGCAAAGATTTTTGAAGGAACACAAACAGAGGGGACCACAAATCGAGTGGTGGGAACTTA tGGTTATATGTCCCCAGAGTATGCATTAGATGGATTTTTCTCAGTCAAATCCGATGTTTTTAGTTTTGGTGTGGTGGTACTTGAGATTATAAGTGGAAAAAAGAACACTGGATTCTACAATTCAGAAGAAGCTTTAAGCCTTTTAGGTTAT GCATGGAGATTGTGGCAAGAAGACAAGGCACTGGATTTAATTGACCAGAAACTGAGAGAAAGTTGGAAAACAGACGAAATATTGAAGTGCATAAATATTGGGCTTTTGTGCGTGCAAGAAGACCCAGATGATCGTCCCACCATGTCCATGGTTATTGTCATGCTAGGTGGTGAAACCGTGACCCTTCCAGCTCCCAAAGCACCAGCCTTCATTTTAAAGAGAGGAATTTTTGGCATGCCTTCTTCTTCTAGCAGTAAACTAGAATCAAAGGTAGAAATAACAGTCAGTTTAGACGGTCGGTAG
- the LOC123195496 gene encoding G-type lectin S-receptor-like serine/threonine-protein kinase At4g03230, producing MNPKISFGLAKIFEGTQTKGITNRVVGTYSYMSPEYALNGFFSVKSDVFSFGVVVLEIISGKKNTGFFNSEEALSLLGYAWRLWREDKALDLIDQKLRESWKTDEILKCINIGLLCVREDPDDRPTMSMVIVMLGGETVTLPTPKPPAFILKRRLLGMPSSSSSKPETNLEITVSLEGR from the exons ATGAATCCCAAAATTTCTTTTGGGTTGGCAAAGATTTTTGAAGGAACACAAACAAAGGGGATCACAAATCGAGTGGTGGGAACTTA TAGTTATATGTCCCCGGAATATGCATTAAATGGATTTTTCTCAGTCAAATCCGATGTTTTTAGTTTTGGTGTGGTGGTACTTGAGATTATAAGTGGAAAAAAGAACACTGGATTCTTCAATTCAGAAGAAGCTTTAAGCCTTCTAGGTTAT GCATGGAGATTGTGGCGAGAAGACAAGGCACTGGATTTAATTGACCAGAAACTCAGAGAAAGTTGGAAAACAGACGAAATATTGAAGTGCATAAATATTGGGCTCTTATGCGTGCGAGAAGACCCAGATGATCGTCCCACCATGTCCATGGTTATTGTCATGTTAGGCGGTGAAACTGTGACCCTTCCAACTCCCAAACCACCAGCCTTCATTTTAAAAAGACGACTACTTGGCATGCCTTCTTCTTCCAGCAGTAAACCAGAAACAAACTTAGAAATTACAGTCAGTTTAGAAGGTCGGTAG
- the LOC123195492 gene encoding G-type lectin S-receptor-like serine/threonine-protein kinase At4g03230 isoform X1: MQIRVNKIIWMPLEFVATLRNYNCLHPSIMKRKLGMVRTLLILYTILFCFNLPFCSAKDTLTLKDSISDRKNETLISASERFELGFFTPNGSSDNRRYVGIWYIRSNPRRIVWVANRSPPLDKRTGAFCIAEDGNLVVLDGNNESKWTTQLPGGSSFKGMVKLLDSGNLVLTKEDNGNSTVVWESFRNPTDTFLPGMNMDSNFKFTAWKSHDDPAPGNFIFRKDEEDENQYTIIKDDDDDLYWKSGVSGNFIKSAVFPLISSMLSNSAESGSDLRNTFKNCSSPSCKIASSSNIDRSNMMLVMNYDGQIQYFIRNNQSVSWLLIWWEPRDKCSVFKACGNNAICNSQTECKCLPKFDIVTPGDFSQGCRRRTPLKCNESSNGNFSKLEMMKLGKPDKEVKAPNETGCREICLEKCLCQAYSFETPNITRRDSRINSTCWLWIEDLNNIQENYTDGGRDIYLRWLPDSVVGSNRKEDISDRKFRGTLIALVTMASFTVMACVIAYSYIQKKKANRQEEMQRALGLHLYNSQMHVRDLIDSGQFREEDKKSIDLPFFDFRSVLAATDNFSEANKLGKGGFGPVYKGKFSGGQDIAVKRLSSVSGQGLQEFKNEVVLIAKLQHRNLVRILGYCIEGGERILLYEYMPNKSLDFFIFDRTLSVLLDWETRFNIILGIARGLVYLHQDSRLRIIHRDLKTSNILLDHEMNPKISDFGLAKIFEGTQTEGTTNRVVGTYGYMSPEYALDGFFSVKSDVFSFGVVVLEIISGKKNTGFYNSEEALSLLGYAWRLWQEDKALDLIDQKLRESWKTDEILKCINIGLLCVQEDPDDRPTMSMVIVMLGGETVTLPAPKAPAFILKRGIFGMPSSSSSKLESKVEITVSLDGR; encoded by the exons ATGCAGATCAGAGTTAACAAAATCATCTGGATGCCATTAGAATTTGTGGCCACTCTCCGTAACTATAATTGCTTACACCCATCTATAATGAAGAGGAAGCTGGGAATGGTGCGTACTCTGCTCATTTTATACACAattcttttctgttttaatCTTCCATTCTGTTCTGCGAAAGATACCTTAACATTAAAAGATTCCATCAGTgatcgaaaaaatgaaactctcATCTCAGCTAGTGAAAGATTTGAATTAGGATTTTTCACCCCTAATGGAAGCTCTGATAACAGAAGATATGTGGGAATTTGGTATATTAGGTCTAATCCAAGGAGAATTGTATGGGTTGCAAATCGATCGCCTCCACTAGATAAGCGTACAGGGGCTTTTTGCATTGCTGAAGATGGTAACCTCGTGGTACTTGATGGAAACAACGAATCCAAATGGACAACTCAGCTTCCAGGAGGGTCTTCCTTTAAAGGGATGGTAAAGCTCTTAGATTCTGGAAACCTGGTTCTAACAAAAGAAGACAACGGCAATTCGACTGTTGTCTGGGAAAGCTTCCGTAATCCAACTGATACATTTCTTCCTGGTATGAACATGGATAGTAACTTTAAGTTCACTGCATGGAAAAGTCATGATGACCCAGCACCAGGGAACTTTATATTCCGGAAAGATGAAGAAGACGAAAACCAATACACTATTATTAAAGATGACGACGACGACTTGTACTGGAAAAGTGGAGTTTCTGGAAATTTCATAAAGTCTGCTGTTTTCCCTCTTATATCATCAATGTTATCAAACTCTGCAGAATCTGGCTCCGACTTAAGAAATACTTTTAAGAATTGTAGTAGTCCCAGTTGTAAAATTGCATCATCTTCAAACATCGATAGAAGTAATATGATGTTAGTTATGAATTATGATGGACAGATACAATATTTCATCCGAAATAATCAGTCAGTTTCATGGCTTTTGATCTGGTGGGAACCGAGAGATAAGTGCAGTGTGTTTAAAGCCTGTGGAAACAACGCTATCTGCAATAGCCAGACAGAGTGCAAGTGTTTACCAAAATTTGATATTGTGACACCTGGTGATTTTTCTCAAGGGTGCCGAAGAAGAACACCTCTAAAATGCAACGAGTCTAGCAATGGAAACTTCTCGAAATTAGAAATGATGAAACTGGGAAAGCCAGATAAGGAGGTTAAGGCCCCAAATGAAACTGGATGCAGAGAAATATGTTTGGAGAAATGCCTGTGTCAAGCTTATTCGTTTGAAACACCAAATATAACAAGAAGGGACAGTAGAATAAATTCCACATGCTGGCTTTGGATTGAAGATCTCAACAATATTCAGGAGAATTACACAGATGGTGGCCGTGACATATATCTCCGTTGGCTGCCTGATTCAG TAGTAGGATCTAACAGAAAAGAGGACATTTCCGATCGAAAGTTTCGAGGGACTCTGATTGCTTTGGTGACTATGGCAAGTTTTACTGTTATGGCATGCGTCATTGCATATAGCtacatacaaaagaaaaaggcCAACAGACAAG AAGAAATGCAAAGAGCTCTGGGGCTTCACTTATATAACAGTCAGATGCACGTCAGAGATTTGATAGACTCTGGCCAGTTCAGAGAGGAGGATAAAAAAAGCATAGACTTACCTTTCTTTGATTTCAGAAGCGTACTAGCTGCTACAGATAACTTCTCCGAAGCAAACAAGCTTGGGAAAGGAGGCTTTGGCCCTGTTTacaag GGTAAGTTTTCAGGAGGTCAAGATATTGCTGTTAAGAGGCTCTCAAGTGTTTCAGGACAGGGTTTGCAGGAGTTTAAGAACGAGGTTGTGTTGATTGCTAAGCTCCAACATCGAAATCTTGTTAGAATTTTGGGCTACTGTATAGAAGGGGGCGAAAGGATTTTGCTCTATGAATACATGCCTAATAAAAGCTTAGATTTCTTTATATTCG ATCGTACTCTCAGCGTATTACTGGATTGGGAGACACGCTTCAATATCATTTTGGGAATTGCTCGAGGACTTGTCTATCTTCACCAAGATTCTAGGTTGAGAATTATTCATAGAGATTTGAAAACCAGTAACATTCTATTAGATCATGAGATGAATCCCAAAATTTCTGATTTTGGGTTGGCAAAGATTTTTGAAGGAACACAAACAGAGGGGACCACAAATCGAGTGGTGGGAACTTA tGGTTATATGTCCCCAGAGTATGCATTAGATGGATTTTTCTCAGTCAAATCCGATGTTTTTAGTTTTGGTGTGGTGGTACTTGAGATTATAAGTGGAAAAAAGAACACTGGATTCTACAATTCAGAAGAAGCTTTAAGCCTTTTAGGTTAT GCATGGAGATTGTGGCAAGAAGACAAGGCACTGGATTTAATTGACCAGAAACTGAGAGAAAGTTGGAAAACAGACGAAATATTGAAGTGCATAAATATTGGGCTTTTGTGCGTGCAAGAAGACCCAGATGATCGTCCCACCATGTCCATGGTTATTGTCATGCTAGGTGGTGAAACCGTGACCCTTCCAGCTCCCAAAGCACCAGCCTTCATTTTAAAGAGAGGAATTTTTGGCATGCCTTCTTCTTCTAGCAGTAAACTAGAATCAAAGGTAGAAATAACAGTCAGTTTAGACGGTCGGTAG
- the LOC123195492 gene encoding G-type lectin S-receptor-like serine/threonine-protein kinase At4g03230 isoform X3 — protein MVKLLDSGNLVLTKEDNGNSTVVWESFRNPTDTFLPGMNMDSNFKFTAWKSHDDPAPGNFIFRKDEEDENQYTIIKDDDDDLYWKSGVSGNFIKSAVFPLISSMLSNSAESGSDLRNTFKNCSSPSCKIASSSNIDRSNMMLVMNYDGQIQYFIRNNQSVSWLLIWWEPRDKCSVFKACGNNAICNSQTECKCLPKFDIVTPGDFSQGCRRRTPLKCNESSNGNFSKLEMMKLGKPDKEVKAPNETGCREICLEKCLCQAYSFETPNITRRDSRINSTCWLWIEDLNNIQENYTDGGRDIYLRWLPDSVVGSNRKEDISDRKFRGTLIALVTMASFTVMACVIAYSYIQKKKANRQEEMQRALGLHLYNSQMHVRDLIDSGQFREEDKKSIDLPFFDFRSVLAATDNFSEANKLGKGGFGPVYKGKFSGGQDIAVKRLSSVSGQGLQEFKNEVVLIAKLQHRNLVRILGYCIEGGERILLYEYMPNKSLDFFIFDRTLSVLLDWETRFNIILGIARGLVYLHQDSRLRIIHRDLKTSNILLDHEMNPKISDFGLAKIFEGTQTEGTTNRVVGTYGYMSPEYALDGFFSVKSDVFSFGVVVLEIISGKKNTGFYNSEEALSLLGYAWRLWQEDKALDLIDQKLRESWKTDEILKCINIGLLCVQEDPDDRPTMSMVIVMLGGETVTLPAPKAPAFILKRGIFGMPSSSSSKLESKVEITVSLDGR, from the exons ATGGTAAAGCTCTTAGATTCTGGAAACCTGGTTCTAACAAAAGAAGACAACGGCAATTCGACTGTTGTCTGGGAAAGCTTCCGTAATCCAACTGATACATTTCTTCCTGGTATGAACATGGATAGTAACTTTAAGTTCACTGCATGGAAAAGTCATGATGACCCAGCACCAGGGAACTTTATATTCCGGAAAGATGAAGAAGACGAAAACCAATACACTATTATTAAAGATGACGACGACGACTTGTACTGGAAAAGTGGAGTTTCTGGAAATTTCATAAAGTCTGCTGTTTTCCCTCTTATATCATCAATGTTATCAAACTCTGCAGAATCTGGCTCCGACTTAAGAAATACTTTTAAGAATTGTAGTAGTCCCAGTTGTAAAATTGCATCATCTTCAAACATCGATAGAAGTAATATGATGTTAGTTATGAATTATGATGGACAGATACAATATTTCATCCGAAATAATCAGTCAGTTTCATGGCTTTTGATCTGGTGGGAACCGAGAGATAAGTGCAGTGTGTTTAAAGCCTGTGGAAACAACGCTATCTGCAATAGCCAGACAGAGTGCAAGTGTTTACCAAAATTTGATATTGTGACACCTGGTGATTTTTCTCAAGGGTGCCGAAGAAGAACACCTCTAAAATGCAACGAGTCTAGCAATGGAAACTTCTCGAAATTAGAAATGATGAAACTGGGAAAGCCAGATAAGGAGGTTAAGGCCCCAAATGAAACTGGATGCAGAGAAATATGTTTGGAGAAATGCCTGTGTCAAGCTTATTCGTTTGAAACACCAAATATAACAAGAAGGGACAGTAGAATAAATTCCACATGCTGGCTTTGGATTGAAGATCTCAACAATATTCAGGAGAATTACACAGATGGTGGCCGTGACATATATCTCCGTTGGCTGCCTGATTCAG TAGTAGGATCTAACAGAAAAGAGGACATTTCCGATCGAAAGTTTCGAGGGACTCTGATTGCTTTGGTGACTATGGCAAGTTTTACTGTTATGGCATGCGTCATTGCATATAGCtacatacaaaagaaaaaggcCAACAGACAAG AAGAAATGCAAAGAGCTCTGGGGCTTCACTTATATAACAGTCAGATGCACGTCAGAGATTTGATAGACTCTGGCCAGTTCAGAGAGGAGGATAAAAAAAGCATAGACTTACCTTTCTTTGATTTCAGAAGCGTACTAGCTGCTACAGATAACTTCTCCGAAGCAAACAAGCTTGGGAAAGGAGGCTTTGGCCCTGTTTacaag GGTAAGTTTTCAGGAGGTCAAGATATTGCTGTTAAGAGGCTCTCAAGTGTTTCAGGACAGGGTTTGCAGGAGTTTAAGAACGAGGTTGTGTTGATTGCTAAGCTCCAACATCGAAATCTTGTTAGAATTTTGGGCTACTGTATAGAAGGGGGCGAAAGGATTTTGCTCTATGAATACATGCCTAATAAAAGCTTAGATTTCTTTATATTCG ATCGTACTCTCAGCGTATTACTGGATTGGGAGACACGCTTCAATATCATTTTGGGAATTGCTCGAGGACTTGTCTATCTTCACCAAGATTCTAGGTTGAGAATTATTCATAGAGATTTGAAAACCAGTAACATTCTATTAGATCATGAGATGAATCCCAAAATTTCTGATTTTGGGTTGGCAAAGATTTTTGAAGGAACACAAACAGAGGGGACCACAAATCGAGTGGTGGGAACTTA tGGTTATATGTCCCCAGAGTATGCATTAGATGGATTTTTCTCAGTCAAATCCGATGTTTTTAGTTTTGGTGTGGTGGTACTTGAGATTATAAGTGGAAAAAAGAACACTGGATTCTACAATTCAGAAGAAGCTTTAAGCCTTTTAGGTTAT GCATGGAGATTGTGGCAAGAAGACAAGGCACTGGATTTAATTGACCAGAAACTGAGAGAAAGTTGGAAAACAGACGAAATATTGAAGTGCATAAATATTGGGCTTTTGTGCGTGCAAGAAGACCCAGATGATCGTCCCACCATGTCCATGGTTATTGTCATGCTAGGTGGTGAAACCGTGACCCTTCCAGCTCCCAAAGCACCAGCCTTCATTTTAAAGAGAGGAATTTTTGGCATGCCTTCTTCTTCTAGCAGTAAACTAGAATCAAAGGTAGAAATAACAGTCAGTTTAGACGGTCGGTAG